The genomic stretch GTAATTCAATGAAAAGCGGCTTAtgccccagttaaaataatagaCTTGCCCTAAACGAAAACAAAAGCAATCAAGagaactaaataaactggaatttagaaacgggatctgaggttacggagtctgcatatcacagaaactgccaaaagacaaaattaaaaagcaggcaacatATCCAATGGTGGTTATACAATACCCGAAGCTGTttaagcgggagtattggaaccacccaagtcgaactgttcaagctgaaaaacgaAATactaccaataacacaacataaatgtcgtgctgaatgatctgaaaagatcgaacTGTAACAGGACATACACATTTTTGTTCGTTTGTACGTCTGTTcgtccatctgtctgtttgtccatcAATAACAAATGGCGGAATTTGCcacaatttttaaagtaaaatagatTATTAAGAAACATGAGATATAAGTAAAAGGCAATATAAAGATGTGCTTCTTATGGTATCAAACATAACATATGCGCCGTTCAGTAGGGCAACTTTTAGGAAGGACAATAGTCGCGTTATAAATTATCATTTCCGACATCGAAGAATACATAATGAACAAAACttctaaatattgtttttgttttgcaataacttttaaattaaaagccATACAACTTATATCACTGACCGTTCATTTTTAACCAATGGAAGAAAAACCTGTTTTACCGTCTCCTTATTACTTGCAATAAAAAACAAGTGCATTTTATACTAGGAATAAATCGCCGTGCATGATTTTAGCCAgatcaaattttgaaatcaagAGACATTTCCACatgaaaaacacacaaaaataacaaGACAAGTCTATATGTGCTTACGGAGTTGCCCACAAAAGCAATCCTTTCCAGCCTCCCATGAACCCCTACAAATTGGCAGGTCGATATACTTGTTTCAATCTATTAACATACATATAAATGGTTTCTGCGGTAACAGCTTACATATTAAAACCCTTAATCAATCGGAACGTGTAAGTTGTGGTGttagttttcaatgaaatttgtTCAATCAATCTTATGCGTAGTCTGGTTAGAAGTGTTGGTCAATGTACTTTTCTCTGGGTCAATCGGAACGTGTAAGTTGTGGTGttagtttttaatgaaatttgttcagtCAATCTTATGCGTAGTCTGGTTAGAAGTGTTGGTCAATGTACTTTTCTCTGGGTCAATCGGATCGTGTAAGTTGTGGTGTTAGTTTTTAATAAACTTGTTCAGTCAAACTTATGCGTAGTCTGGTTAGACGTTTTGGACAATGTAATTATCTCGGAGACAGACACCATAGTTTGATCATAAACCACAATTGATAATATTTATGTCATCAGAGCAATTTACTTATGATGTGAAGGATGTATAATGAAACGATTGGAAAAGTAATTTTGGTTTCGTTTATCATCTACAAAATTTCAATAGTCGTACTATtaagatataattatttcaattatcCGTAGCGGAATGGTATAGTATATCTTTTACCTCCTGCCATTCCTCAGTGTTTTCGTCATTTATTCCTTGTGTTTGAGGAAGTTCTTCAGAAGTAAAATCATTCGATTTCTCTGCAAATGCAAACCATATCTATCCCGATTAACCACACATATTATATAggtttcaaaaaaataatttcgaGTGCATCCTGCCtaatacaaacataattattttaactgtttaaggGACACTAAATAAGTTCTTATCACCAATTTAACCTGAAAGTTCGATTCGCGGAAGTAGTACACATACACTTGTTTCATAGGCACAAATTactaataaaaatttattttaggttAATTGTGAAATAAGTTCTGCAATTTATTTTGATCACTCtatcgccatgagggtatgaaAAGAGACAAGCCAGTTTCTCTTTGAATGCCAAGCAAGGGATCTACTGGTACAATTTGTCACGTCTTTGATATGAACCCACTACCTCCATCACCCAAACAAAACGCTCTACCTCCAGCTAGACTCTCGAGGTGGCTCGaatttaaatcaatatatctgTTTGAAATTCAATTTTTACATTTAGGCAGATACAAAATAGGTTATAAATGTAGCATATGGTCGTTTTGGGGTAAATTCTCACCTTCTCCAGGGTTAACAAACGTAGCTGACAGTCGTGAGTCAGGTCGTCTGCCTGATTTAACTTTATTTCTGCCTTTTGTCTTTCTTTCTTGTGACACGCTCTTTATCGCACCTTTCAACTCAAAGGAATTGGCCTCTCTGTTTTCTAAGCGCACATATTCACTTTTGTAAGATAGGTTTGGTTCTTGCACCTTTTCCTTTGCGAATTAACAAATCGTCAAATACAATACGGGATGTTTTGCagttgttaaaatgtataatgttcgTAACATCGTACAATATAGTAACATCTAACAATTGTATAATATAAATTTCCAACTTTCGATTTCCAACCTAATTCACTTCCtcgaaagttttaaaaaataacacaaatgtttcttaattcggagaatttcattataaggAAGTCAATATCTACACCCCTGTTTCCTCATAAATTATAATCGCCTGTTCCGTTaatcatattacatgtatatttgtttattatgtgGCGACCGCACTGTTACGTTATGAACATTCTTGCTGAATCATATTTTCAACAAGTCGTTCCTGATATATTaggttttaaaatttgattagTATATTATTACaatgttgcattctttgctttcattacctccctttacgaCTTTGACTAATCAGGTTGTTCGATACTAAAGCATTGCTTTtcaggctatataccaataaaagaaattattcttaatttcatataaatctcagctacttcagaacaattttgttacagtttctagattttcactccgttgTAGACCTATTTTACATATTATCGAGATATTCATATATTTGCTTctagaaaacgaaaagaaaaaggggtgttaaatagtatgcagtgaaatgcaagtcagctgaagtcaggtaccctcatattaacgcatttcagaaagcggtccgcagaataaacaacCTTCTTTCGTTTTTAATTAAACAACCAGAAAACATGCGAACATTAGCATGAAAattgtcctattttatgtaaaattcattccacaagTGAAATTATgcgcgaaaaaaaatggaaaaaataggatgtatttattagggacttctttcgaatACACCTCGAAAGCACATTTTttaccgaattactgcattataaccttcaACCGCTGTGGTTATGCATACTCTTCATTTGGACAGCTGCTTAATCAAGTTTAGTATAAAgtaatttgtacaaaatttaaagccttatggaatttaacaaattattttataaaaacaaaaatgaactaACGTGCTTTGCATTTTAACACTAAGAGATGGATGGTGGCACTATAAgttcataaaattaatgtttatgtGCTTGTTCAGATACtccttttttgtaaattttgaaccTCAGACGATAACTCAAAGGTGTTTACATGATCATGTACGATTgtaaatagataaatattgacTTTTAACTTTAAACAGCGTCATATAAAGCAATAAACCTTCAAACACATGTGTACGTCTGCGGTATAGTGCAACACTTCGGACAAATTGTAGTTTAGTTTAGAACCGAGCATGGTGGTTTTCTACACTAAAATCTCACCAAATGAAAtatcttatatttcaaaataattttcaaatcaaaaacgAAAAGCGTTACAATGTATTTCTGCTGAAAATGCCACCATGTGAGAAAACAATTAGTATTCTCTAAACATATGCACCCTCATTAACGATATGACTTTCTTGAAACTCtatgtatcaaaaattattttaaataatggcaaataaaatgcaataatgtTTGATTTAAATACTTAAGATAAATTCATAACTCttaattttgatcaaaatgtaAGGAATGAATATAATGCAAGATGCTGAAATAGGTTTATTCCATAATTACCATGTGATCTGTGGCTTGCAGGACAGGCAACGCTTGGTCTGTAATGGTAACACaacatatttttcaacaattgttttcatattctgTTTCTATTTCTTAACAAATTGAAATAACTGCAAGTCAACTGGTATCATATTATTATCTCAAGTACTTGTAGAAATACAAACGCTAGGTGTCTTGCTGGTGGTTTTAAAACAATACTGAATTTTCTAGGAAGTCTCCTGTGTTTAAAGTGAAATCACAAAGCTGTTAAAGAAGTTAGTGTTACAGTAAATCTGCAGTGTTATGATTCCACTCAAAACGATTTACTAGATTCATAGGAATGAAGGCAGACGGAATGCTGGGACACATCTGTTTAAACGGGCTATAAAAATGTAAGTAGAAAGAATCAACAGTCAAATCAGCATAAGAAATTAATTCGAAGGAATAAACACAACATAATTTGTCATCTCCTCAGTAATGTAACGAATGTAAGTTTCTTATAAAATCAAATTTGATTTAGCAAAACAGATTAGGCACACATAAAATGCACTATCATCATTATCTTATTAATAAGTTTTCATCTCCTAAGTACTGTAACGAATGTATGTAGCTTTTAAAATCAACATTTAAAGaggcaaaaaaaaagataagcatGATACATAAATACACCATCATCATATGAATAACCGTTTATCATCTCCTCAGCATTGAAAGTCAATATATGAATGAATTAGCACACAGAATTAACATATATAAATTACACAATTATCATCTGCTTAACCACAATTCATGTCCACAGGAACGAATGTGTGTggcttttatcttttttaaatcaatatttaataaaGCACAAAGAATAAGCAAACATTAAGCACAGAATTTTCATCATATTAACCATGATTCATCCCTTTCTTAACTAATATATTTAGGACTGTTATGAAAACGTTTTCATATACCACTTTataataatttacttttataGGTTGGACCATGAATTCTGTTATCATCCGAACAAACTGTTGAGATGAATACAATGCTTTGCTTTTACCGTTTTCGAAAACTATATAAAATTGATTTGGCATTACGTAACCTTTAATTAAATATCACACTTGCTTATTGGCAGTTATTTTGCTGATAACTTTTGCTAGTTTGCGtcaatttggccaaaattgttgCCGATAATGTAATCTAATCAGTCAGTTAATGCTCTAAAAAAAGACTACTCAATTGAGTTGcaaaaaaatgatgtcatatttgtttatttatcataGTAACATACAATATGGCGTTTTCAATTCGGAAAACCTCAAAGACAAGCCGCCGACGTATCCGATAACATATAGAAAATGTTAATATTAGTCTTACATTTCTCAGTATAAACGAAACAGTATAAACACAATAAATATGGACACAATTGCATATGTTTTCCAGGTGTTCAAAACGGCTAACGATGTGTTTTAATGTAAATAGAAAAGACAGTGCATGATGATCAGTAAAGACGTAAATTCATAGCGAGTGCTTCTGTCGGACAAtggttttatcattttgtaaacaGGGGATATTGAATAATCTCGTGTGAAATCTTTTGTATCCATTTTCAATTTGCAAAATTctaaattatgataataataaataaggATAAACGTTAATAGTATTGTTCGTAGCATTCCCctgaaaatatatgatatttactCTGGAAAAGTACACTAAATTGTTTAGAATAAAGAATAACTATATAACAACCTTTTCCATGAGCAGCGTTCAAATGTTCTTGAAAGCTACTTGAAGGTGGAGATGTTGTCATATCACTTTGCCCCGAATACTTGCTTGCAGATGATACTGTCTGTGACATCTGTCTGCCCAATTTCATCTctgaaaaatatatgtttgttaaAATGCGTATGTTAAGATACCTCGACAACTATTAGCCGAACCTTCCGAGAAACGCAAGGAAATAGAATAAAGAAGTCAAAGTCCTAGAAACAAATATGTATCAGTTCTTATGTTAGGATGACTCTGAATTGGGCAACGTTAGTGTAGCTGTGcacgtttgaaacaaataatgttttacaaagtaaattttaattaaaaaatatttttggaaattaTCATTGTATCTGAAGGAAATTCAGCCAATAAAAAtactgaaatgtgagcttgatTCTTTGTTTGACCGATTTAAAAATATTGGCCCTCCCGTAAATGACATTTTCGCGTAAACAAcgtaaatattaatgaaactttcatAATCATGGTGGATTTACCGATTTTCAATCATAAAGCAAAATAAATGCACGGatacttttgttcattttttcattattcgTGGAATATCAACCTGATTCCTAGCATTACTACTTATCTTATATTATAAGTTTTGACTTATTGTTACGCCAAAGCGTATACAATGTCAAAATTAACGGTTAAATAAGTCTTTATCACTGACTGTTTAACACATAATAGGTTCCCGACAACATTCATACTACCAGGGCACGTTTTCCAGATATATGACGTTATGACCATACTTCCGGTAAACCAAACGTACAGAACTgcattaaaaagtgaaataaaatacttcaaaaacgTACATAATTCACGTCGAACATAGTAAATAACGATAAtagtataaatgtttaaaaacagtACTTTTAAAGAACAGCTATGACAAACTATTACGCTGATATTAATACCTGCCCTCCGTACGTCCAGGGCGGTGAGTGACATCCATGAAAATCCAAGTACGAAAATCACTACGCGATTACTAAGATAAGAATAATTTTCGGTTGTGTTTACTTTGAACTCGTATGTTTTTCCACCGTATTCCACctgtaaataaacaatattttatcacgTCGTTATGCAAATTTATAATGAAGCCTTTCAAATGTGTTAAAAATTGCATAGCATAAATATATGCCTAGAACATTACTTAGTTACTTCCCGAATTTATTAATTTCCGTATAAAATCACAATTATAGATGTTAAGGACAAATTTGCAAATTGTCATAAGCCTTCATGGTGTCTATTACAAATCCGTTTAATTCAATTTGATTACTTttaagtaaagaaataaatgtcaaTGTAACATTTGCCTTATATACAGGAAACAAATATAGTTAACAATTTGATCAGTATTTCATTAACTATTAAGTGTATTGTAAATGTACAATTTTGCAAATACTAGTAAAATACCTTGGTCGTAACAGTTCGACCGTTTGGATCAACAGTTCCCGACAGTCTTGTCAGACAATTTTCGAATATCGGATGGCGCCAATGGTCATCTGCCTTCACTTCTTTCCTACTTCGTCCTTCCTTCGACTTAGCTGCTCTCCATCTGTGTCAAAGCATCTCTAAATCAACTATATCATTTCCTGGCATATCGTCCGCTAAAGCGAAAAACAACTTTGGTTTCCTCAGGCATAACTGTTCCCTTcgtttaattttgtggttttcaAAGTAATAATGTTCCCACTCTTCTAATAAGCATTTGTGTGTCTCAGGGTGAGACAGATTTTCCATCGCGCTCCTTTTTGGGAGAGACCAGTGTAAAAGAGCGTAATACAGATATGCTTCCAACATCTGCCTTTCTCCTTTTGCTTTTTTTCTCTGCAGCTCCATTAGCTGCGTGCAGTACTTTAACAACTTATGATACAATTTTGGATCACTTCGGACAGTACGATTCGACAATGTTATGACATTGTATCCCACGACGACTAGCAAATCTCTTTCAGTTTCTCTTGGATCCTGCTGTTGCAATCGACGATCAGCTTCTTTTGCTCGTTTCACAAGTATGTTGCCATGTTTTCTACTTTCGTAAGCTTTCATTAACAACTTTAGCCCGACACCATACATAAATTCGAAATTTAGGGTGTGCTCTTTACTACCATAAAACCGTAAGAAACGTTCTCTTGGTTTCAACAGTAGCGTATCTTTGGACGGAGTTACTACAGATGATAAATGGTTTCTTGTCATGTATGCCATTTCTTCAAGGGAGGTCAGTGAACTTTGAACGTGCTGCTGTAAGGCCTGACCATTTCGAAAGTATAGTAAAAAGTCAGACTGTTGCAGCAAATTGTTGAAACTAGAGTTCTCAATATTGAACTCAGGATCATTCAAAAACTGCCAAAAGTTGTCCTTATCAGTGTAGCATTCAAACAGATGAAACTGCTCAAGCATCTGCAATGCTGTGACAACTTCCATATTGTAACAGTTTGTGTGGGTATAATCGTCGTTTGATTCAGCTGCATCCTGGGCCTCAATGAATTTTCTGACAGAATATACAGCAAACTTAACAAATTCAGCTCCGTCCTCATCACCTAGTTTCTGGCTTGTGTTTCTTTGAATTACATTTTCCATTTTTGATTTAAATATCTGTCCATATGTATCCAGGAAGTAAGAGTTCTTGGGAAATACTTTGAGAGATCGAAAAATTGCGTCTTCTGCAGCATCGTAGTCTCCTATGTGGTTATTAAATCTTGCAAGCTGCTGTCCAGTATTCGCATCGTTCGCAATTTCGAAGCATGTACTCATCACTTTTACCACCCGTTGTTGTGCTTCTTTAATACTCTCACCAGGTAGTTGTCCTTCAAGTTTCAGAACTAAATCCGAAAACTTCAATAATTTTGCTTCACCTTTATTGTCTTCCTGAATTTGTCTCGTCTTAAACAAACTACAGACCAATTTCACAAATCGTTTAGACATCTGGTTTGTTTCTTTCATGTGTTGGCGGAGCAAGTCCAGTAAGTTTAGTACAATATCTTCGAAACTACACTTCTCCAAATTCATTATGTAATTAAGCACCGCTTCTGCTAAAGGCTGTGATAATATACAAACTGCATTATAGCAAGTTGCATCGTCAACTCTTCGATGGGTAACAAGTAATTGCAACGCTTCTGTTATACTAACATTCCATGTTTCTCtgtcaattgactgctttagagCTCTTTGTTTTGATGACCAGACAAGAAGTCCAAACGGTTTGCCTAAGCAGGCTTCAAGCTTCACTTGCTTTGGATTAAACGTGCTACCAACCATCAGTGAGTCAAAGACAGTTTCCGGGACATGATGGTCACTTTCAAAGGAACAGATAAGGGAAAGGCATTTGAGTAAATTCAATTCATTTGGCGTTACCTCCTTCATTAGTTCTTTTGTTGTTTCAGCGATGTAGTCGGTATTGAAAGAGTGCCTCATCACATTGAACGCAATTAGTGTTTTAACGTTTACATTATTACTTGTTTCAAGCTCATTGAATTTCCTCTCAAACCATGCTTTTTCATTCTTTGTTAAGTTATGTTTCAGCGCAATATCTCTTGAAACTTAGGAAACAGAAACTCTTGTTACAATGAGTAAAAGGCAAAACAGGTTTCCAGGCGATCCTCTTTTGTATGATATTTCATCCAGTTTcggtttcaaaatatttaaatgatcttcTGTCTCATTATCTATCAGTACAATCACCGGTTTCGATGCTATGCCTGATTCTTTGAAAGACTGGAAACGGTAGATTTCTTCTGTCGTTGCTTCAGTAATTTTATTGACAATGCAACACCTAAAGGCATCTTCGGggtgattttgttttatttggctAAAACACCAAATTAGATACTTTCCAAGGGTGCTTCCCCCTGCTCCAGGATGATGTTCAATAGtatgtatttcatatttattttctctgtcttttgacagtttttttgttttatttcatctttgTGGATATCAGAGGCATCCCTTTTCCCAACATGATTCGAGTAATAAAAGTCCCACCATGTTACTGCATTGCCTTTGTAAAACTGCTTTTCCTCTTCAGATCGGTGCTCTCTCCattctttttcagtcatatgttCTTCCTGTATGCGACAGTTCTCTTCTGCACATCCATCTACTATATCAATATCATGTAACTCTAGCCGTTCCATTTCATCGTTAGTTACCTCTACAATACTGCCTTTACTGTCTGGAAGTTTGTATGTAACTTCTTTTACCATACGGAAAACACTTCCTGTTATAGGAACAATATCTTCCCATTTTAACCCTGTAACAATTTTGCTGTCTAACTCTTTCTGAGTTACTAAATGTCCTAATTCGTTCCTCCAGTCTTGCAATACGTCATCACTCTCTGCAATTATGATACACTCACCTCTAAACGTGGTTAGAAAGCCCTCTCTGGCAATTTCAAGCATAGGATCACGTTCAATAAATTTTTGGAAAACAAGAAATATGACTAAACCTCTGTCAGTTGGAATCTGTGGTCCGAAGACCTAATAGTGTGTCCCTTACCCCATTAAGCCTCTTCCGGTACCATAATCCAGTGTTCATTTTATCTTTTCCCAGCTCGTCATTACCGTTTGAGTAAACCCATAGTGTTTTATCCCCAAAAGTGTCGCTTTCCCGTCGAAATCTCTTTGTAGAGGAATCCTCTGCTACTTTTAcctgaaatatgtatttctcctTTTCTATATTGTTTCTCAATTCTACAGAAGACCCAAAGTCGAACACCGCAGCTGAAGAGGTAAAGGCAACAGCCATGTTTGATACATGTTTTCGTACGTCATTGTCCTGTGTGCATCCAGATATATCGCCGCAGAATATAATTGGTGGACTCTTTCTAGGAACAATTTTTCAATATCTGTCTGTAAAGTACCTAAACGTGATTGTTCAATTGTGGCTATCATGTTTTCTCTATAAACGAAATATTTCTTTCGCTGATTTCCTTTTGGGGGGAACATTATTCCTATAATTTCCTTCTGCACGTGACTCGAAAATGAAACGACGTCTACCTCTAAAACTAACCTGTTATCTTCAACTGGAACTATTTGAACTGGTAGAATACAGCGTTCTGCGACAGAAACAGTTGCCTGTTCAAAACAATACCTAATGCAGTGTCGAATTTCAAGATTTAGATTCTGTCCAAGGATCAAAGCATCATTAGATAAACCTACAATTTCACCATTGCCATTTCCTACGTACTTGATACCAAAATGTATTGTATCGTTCTTCTTTCCATTTATACACGCTGTTGCAAATCTGACAACTTCCTTGCCCATAAAAGTACACGTCATTCGACCTTTAGATCGAGGTA from Mercenaria mercenaria strain notata chromosome 16, MADL_Memer_1, whole genome shotgun sequence encodes the following:
- the LOC123540697 gene encoding uncharacterized protein LOC123540697, whose translation is MSLTALDVRRAEMKLGRQMSQTVSSASKYSGQSDMTTSPPSSSFQEHLNAAHGKDQALPVLQATDHMEKVQEPNLSYKSEYVRLENREANSFELKGAIKSVSQERKTKGRNKVKSGRRPDSRLSATFVNPGEEKSNDFTSEELPQTQGINDENTEEWQEVQSKKKRGRRPAISPRPVYSSTEPEWKKENFQRLVSKLQSEFPHSSRETIIEAYNEVKKVHGSLDGQDLKFIMLEVSRKLKKT
- the LOC123540082 gene encoding uncharacterized protein LOC123540082 isoform X1 → MRHSFNTDYIAETTKELMKEVTPNELNLLKCLSLICSFESDHHVPETVFDSLMVGSTFNPKQVKLEACLGKPFGLLVWSSKQRALKQSIDRETWNVSITEALQLLVTHRRVDDATCYNAVCILSQPLAEAVLNYIMNLEKCSFEDIVLNLLDLLRQHMKETNQMSKRFVKLVCSLFKTRQIQEDNKGEAKLLKFSDLVLKLEGQLPGESIKEAQQRVVKVMSTCFEIANDANTGQQLARFNNHIGDYDAAEDAIFRSLKVFPKNSYFLDTYGQIFKSKMENVIQRNTSQKLGDEDGAEFVKFAVYSVRKFIEAQDAAESNDDYTHTNCYNMEVVTALQMLEQFHLFECYTDKDNFWQFLNDPEFNIENSSFNNLLQQSDFLLYFRNGQALQQHVQSSLTSLEEMAYMTRNHLSSVVTPSKDTLLLKPRERFLRFYGSKEHTLNFEFMYGVGLKLLMKAYESRKHGNILVKRAKEADRRLQQQDPRETERDLLVVVGYNVITLSNRTVRSDPKLYHKLLKYCTQLMELQRKKAKGERQMLEAYLYYALLHWSLPKRSAMENLSHPETHKCLLEEWEHYYFENHKIKRREQLCLRKPKLFFALADDMPGNDIVDLEML